The DNA segment GGAGCTGATAGCTCTCTTCAAGAGCAGTACAACAAGGTATCGATCAGCATAGAGGATTTTCTGGGTATCattaattttcataatttacTTGGTCTTCAATCGTGATTAAGATTGTCGCTGACGCTGCTGTTTGTGCAGGATCTAACCCTTCAAGAAGCTGAAACCATAGCTCTTTCCATCTTGAAGCAAGTCATGGAAGAAAAGGTATAAACATCCTTTGGTTTATGTTTTGGGGCTTGCCACGTAATGCAATTCGAGTAACCCTTAGGCATTTGTGGCCTGACTAATTTAGACAAAACAATTTGATCGAGCAGGTGACTCCAAATAATGTGGACATTGCAAAGGTAGCACCCACTTATCATCTCTATACACCTTCTGAGGTGGAAGCTGTCATTGCTCGCCTATAAAATGTTTGGCGATGTACTCTTCCTCGCCCATTTTTCTCTCCATCTCAACATATTTGCCAGAGTACGCACCATTATTTGCTTGGATGCTGTTAGTACTTGTGTTTTGGTTGCTTAGTAATGGAATTATCATTCAGTAAACAACTCTATGAATGATCGAACTGCTACTTTTGTTTCTTAAGAGAAAACAAGTATTCAAGCTTTGACGGCTGGTGAAATGTCATGGTATTGCCTGTTGTAATTTTGATTTTTGGGACGAATGGATTTCTCGTTGTGTTAATGGCTCAAGTTCAATGCTACAATACATTGCATGCAAGTCGAGTTCTTATTACATGCTATTACACAACTAAATCCAACAAAAAAAGAGCTGCAAATTGCAATTATAAATCATGAACTCCTGTTCTTATTACATGTTATTCTCTTGTATTTTGAAGACTAGTTTCActtaaaacataaatgtaaaggaTTTCACAAATTAGTCTTCGCTTAATGATAGATAGCCCTTAATCAAACAGAAGAGAGTCAAAAAGGCAAAGGCCACCACCAACGCGACCAGCACGATAGATGACCTCTATCGCTGTGTTTTCTCAGCCACAATCCCCCAGAAACTCATATTTTATTTTAGTCGGGTGATGATGCAAAAAAAACCCATGAGAAAGCTTCTTCAAAAATTGTGGGGCATGACAGCTTAACATTGCAGGATTGTTTAATCACGGAACTCTTCCATGAAAGCTTCATGGAATGCCTTGAGCCTGGAGATGATGGCAGGGATCTTATCCTCGTGCGGCAAGATTGTGCATCTAATGTGCCAGGTTCCGGGGACCTTTCATGATCCAAAAGAAGAGAATGAGCTATCAAACAAAGTTGTAGAGAGAGTGACTAATGTTACACACGATTAGCATTCTTGTCGAAAAGAGAAGAGGTAAGTGACCAGAGAAATAAGCTCACCTGTCCGAAGCCGGATCCAGGAACAACAACAATACCGGTAGCATCAAGAAGGCGGCGAGCATAGAATGCGTCCGGTGCTGCTTTAACTGCTTTGGCAGCTTCGATTGCCTTCTTTGGTAGGTGCAGTCGCGGGAAAAGATACATTGCTCCCTCGGCCTTGTTGCATGTTACTTCCTCCAAACCATTAAATGCATCTTCCAAAGCCTGTAGCAAGTCAACCAAGAGATTATTATTTTCAAACCACAGCACAACACTTTTTAGATGTCAAACGCATCCCTGAGTAAGGTTTGATAATCTTAAATGCAAGTAATACTGCAATTCCAAGTTGTGCAGTAATTTTTTCCTTGTGATAGCAATAAAGTGTCTATTTAAAGAACAGAAGGGGCAATGATGATATCACCTTCGCGCGTCTGGCTAAGGACGAAAGAATCCCAGTTTTCTCTGCATCGAAGGATTCATATGATTCATCTCCAACCTGCAAGCTCAACCAAGTTATTTCTCGTGATAATGATTTGATAGCTGCAAGAATGTACTCACCTTCGGTGGATTCATGACAAGGCTTGCAAGAATTTGGCCAGAGATGTTGGAACAAAGATTTACAGATGCCACTTTGTAAATTTGTTCTCTAACTTCAGCAATGAAGCCAGTTACCTCCATGTATCCTCCCCTTTTTCCACATTCTCCATAGTAACCTAATGGAAAAGGAAACAACATACAGTAAGGAATGCTTGCTTTCAAGTTCGAATGTATGCTTATCATCTGACTGGAGAGCACCATACCTTTAGAAACTGACTGAAATGATActaaaggaagatcctcatcaccGTAACCCATGGATCTTGCAATCTTCTTGAATGAGTTAAATTTCTTGTCATCAACATATATATTTTCTTGATATACCTACAATATTTGGCACATTGTATTAATGGCCACAGTCAAGTGAGGGAAATTGATGTCTCTAACCCATGTCATGCCTTACTTGTAGATATCAATTAAACCTTTAGTGGCAATACACCGAGTCTACAATATGTGTTTAATTCAAAATATTGGTTGTATTTGCCTCACCTCATCTGCCAGAAGAACCAGCCTTTCATTCTTGCAAAACTCAACTATTTCCTTTTGGTTTTCTTCTGCAAGAACCTGGAGAAAACCAGAAAATCTACTTAATCAGAAGTAAAACCTGTGGAAACACTTTATATGAGTACTTTAACCAATAGGTTAACGTTTGCTTTCTGATACTATAGACGAACCAGGGGTAGAAAAAATCTGCTGTCAGGAATCAGTAGAACCACCACAATATATTATTATTCAAAGATGAACCTTGAGGGATAAAACATGATAAACCAACATTAAACTATAGAAAAGTACATGTTTCCTATAACAGCCTATGGTAATGGACAAAGATGCCTTTCTAGTAATGACTCCTAATTCATGGCATTGCAGCTAATCCTAGAAAAAGAATTCCTTTGAACTTTCGACCGAAGATCACTAGCCGCCTCTTAATATAATTTGCAGACATTTTTTATTTCCTTTGCTAAACATGATATGTGATCCTTTGAAGAATATTCTGTTGTAAGGTATCCAATAATGTTAAACAATTTaaactaaagaaaaagaagacaaaaacacCTGTCCGGTGGGATTGCCTGGATTTATCACAACCAATGACCTAACAGTGATGCCCTTGGATCGAGCATCTTCCAACTGTTTTTGTAGCTCTGAAATCTCCAAGCCCCATCCTGTAGATTCATTGAGGTAGTACGGAACCTGATCATAGCAATTCAAGCAATTAGCTTTTTTGGGCAGATAGCTATATCCACATGATATAGCAGAAAAAAGATCAATTAAGTTCAACATATCCATGAACAAACATACAAGAGAGCCACCATGAAGAGCAATGGATGCAGAATACAAAGGGTATTGAGGAATGGGGCAGAGAATGCCATCTTTCTCAGATCTTATTAACAACTGCATCATCATGTGCACCTGAAGTCAGGAGAAAAAAGGCAATCAGTATAAACAGTAACACCTCTCATCTTTATCATGAAAAGAACTGACGGAATAAATACTCCTGGGCTTGCTCCATCTGTAAGGAAAATATCATCTGGATTGGCAGGAAAACCATCACGAGCAGCTATTCCATCAGCAATTGCATCCCGTAATCCTTTAATACCCTGTAAAACGACCAACACCAAGGTCCTTAAGACTTCGTAACTAGAACTGAAAATAATTGTGCAAGCAATAAGAGCATATTCTTACCTGGCTATGGCTGTAAGCTCCTGTAGCCCCACCAGGTATCGCATCGAGAATCTGCCATGCTCTTGCTATTGCATCGGCACTAAGGACAGAATACTTATGTTCAGAGAAATGCAGCACAGATAACTTAGATATTTCACCCTTGTACTTATATAATTATTGATATAAGTCAAATGATCTGAGTTTAAGGTTGCATAACTAGGTGGAGAATAAAATTTACTATATCAATGAGATGTTCTTTAGAATCTCCAATATGAATAGAAGAAAAGGGCCTTCATAAGGCTCATACTCTCCAACAGGCTAACTTCTCAACATTACCTAGAACCTAGATATCTTGTCAAAAATTGTTTCAAAAGAAGAATCTTAGACATGCAAAATGTTCTATTAAATTGTGCACATATCTGGTTCCACACTGTCTGATGTTGCTGCGACAAGACTCATCTGTAATTCCATATTACTAAAACCGGAGTTTCACTAGTTAACACTGCGCAGCTCGAGTTGCTTGGAACAAGGACTATCATAGTGTGAAGTGTGAACTCTCATAAAAGCACCAGTTTATAATGTGATTCTGGACATTTGATAGAATGCTAAGAGAAATGCAGAGACCCTGGTGCTTGTATCAAACTATTTTTCTAGCACAATGGCCCTGGATATAACTATTTTCCATCTTAAAGAATAAAAGCTAAGGAAGAGATAAATGATCCAAGGGCTATTGATGACAAGGAAATTACACCAAAATTTCAAATTCTAATAGAAATATCtgaagactcaagttttcaaaaaGTGCTGCCAACATATCACATAAAACGGCATAAGACATATTCTGTTAGGCTCAGAATAGTTCAGGTGGAACAAAATTACGATGCAGAATAATGCTTCACATATACCTAAACAAGGCATGGGTTTCACTTTTGTCCAGAAGAGGTGGATGGTCACACAACGCAAGAACCTGAAATAGACAATCAGATATCAGAGAGAAACTGGGTTTCACTGTCCTAGAAAAACGTTTGTATAAGCACACACCTCACGGAAAAAGGTGATGGGCTGCTGACCAAGAGACTGAGGATTACCAATATTGCAGTACAGTATCTGCACAGAACATTGGATTCTTCAATGAATTTGTGAGAAAACAAATAAATTAGACGATGactataatcaaaataataattactTAATATTTAATAACAAAGAAATGGCAAGAAGaccgagaaaaggagaaaaattaCTGCCTATTTGTAACTGTATAATAAGGAATAAGAAAAATCACACATACCTCCTCGAAGGGATGAGACCCTGGCTTGCTTTGCAGCTCTTGTTGCAAACGCTAGAATTGCACAGACGGTGATACAATCATTTCTTTAGGAAATACAAACATAGGAAAGTGCATCTAGAGAAAGAGAAAACAAAGATATGGAACATACAGCAAAGAGAAAGAAAGTACCTGTGCATGGGTAACAATCTCACCACGGACAGCATATTCACATTTTAAAACCTGATGGAAAAGAAAGTTGTCTTAATATTTGTTATTGATCTGCGTGCCATTTGTTCTTTAAGTGCAAACTAAAACCAGGCAAAAAGTAGGAGGCGTTAAACAATTTGAAACAAATACTCAAAATATGCAGGCAATATGACATGAGTAGAATTACAAGAGTTAGCAACAGTGGATCCACTCGAAAAACAATGCTCTCCTGCTTGTGATCGGCACAAAATATGGAGCACAGTATACAAGAAATGGACAAATTCTAACCATGCCAACCAGAAGATGCAATATACCAACACTTCAATAGGTCATGAAACCTGCTAAATCAATTTTATCCTTACCAATGCCTGTTAACCAAACTACTTGCCGAATCACTTCTGATCTTCAAACATGTATTTTGGCAGAATAAAATACATAAATGTTCAAACCCAACAATCAGGAAACCTAATTAAGGAGTCAAACAAAATTTTCTTGCACAACAGAAGAAATAAAGAAAAACAATAATCTTAATAAATAAAAGTAGATTAGGAAAACTTTCACCAAATGAGGAACACAAATGACATTCATATTTTTGCGTCCAAACTGTTTTAGGGAAGACATCACAGAACTAAAGAAAATGTAGATTAGATGTGTTCAGCTAAAAGGTATCGCTTTTGAATGAAAGAGTAAACCAGTAACACATAACCCGCGGATGCAAAGCAGCACAACCCATCAACGAGAAGAACCAAATAAGAAATTAATCAAAGTGGTCAAATTGACAACCAAATCCACAGATTGACCAAATATCGCCTCCGAGCAGTCAGTAAGGAATAGAGAAACAAGAAGAAATAGGACTTTACAAAACCAGCACGAAAAGTATGCGAAGAACAGATGCGAAATCAACATAAGAAGGGAGCGAACGATTCGATAAGGCATTGATGATCGAAATAGATGAAAAACCGAACATTCTGGTTGATCGTGTCGAGAGTGACAGGACTTGCGGCCGAATCCATGGCGGCGGCTGCTGCGGATGCGGAGGAGCAAAGGGGAACGGAaaacagaggaggagaagagcggAAGGAACCAACTAGCAGCCTTTTGGCTCTTTCCGTGGCGAATCGACGCATCTTAAAGGTCTCCGGACCGCACTCGCCCTTGTAATTACCCACGGAATATCTATCAACGAAGATAAATACCAAAGAATTGTGGGGAAAATTTGATCGATCCCTCTCGGATGATGAGCAGAGGGCGGCGAGACAGCTGAGAGTCGAAGGCGGCGGCGGCACCGACGAGTTTGGAAGAATTAATCGCACGCAATCGATCGTtaataataagatttttttttcttttatagaagCTCGctattgacttttttttttgaagGCAACCACTTAAAAGGATATATAATTTCTATTGATAACTCCTCTttcctatttataattttattatttatttttaaatattctaCAGATAGCTCTTGTAAATGTGGATAACCAATTTTTACAATAGTAAAAATggcttcaatataattttttattatttataaccacTAGATTACTCGTCCAACTCTTTTTACTTTCCCACAGCCCTTTGGCATCGCTCGTCGCTGCTCGCCGGTGGTGgccgaaggggaaggggaaggggaaggagaaGTGTGATTGATTCATTGGTATAAGAAAGAATCAGAGCATTCCAAGTCTTCTTTCAGTCTGGAGGGCGATCGATTGCAAGGAGACGGATTTGTGATGAAGACTTCAAAACTCTGCTTTTGATCGATCACGAGTTCCCTCCTCGCCTCTTGAGATCCAATCATTGGTTTTCGTGTGTGTTGAAGAAGAGATCCGGTATGGCCGAGCTCCGGCCGCGGTGATGACGGTAGAGGTGCGGTACCGTGGCGTCCGAAAGCGGTCGTGTGGGCGATTCGCGGCTGAGATCCGGACATCTGGAAGAAGGCGCGGGTGTGGCTTGGCACGTTTGACTCCGTCGAGGACGTCGCCGCCATCGCCATTCGCGAGCCCGAGGCTAAGA comes from the Musa acuminata AAA Group cultivar baxijiao chromosome BXJ1-10, Cavendish_Baxijiao_AAA, whole genome shotgun sequence genome and includes:
- the LOC135595883 gene encoding alanine aminotransferase 2-like isoform X1 — protein: MRRFATERAKRLLVGSFRSSPPLFSVPLCSSASAAAAAMDSAASPVTLDTINQNVLKCEYAVRGEIVTHAQRLQQELQSKPGSHPFEEILYCNIGNPQSLGQQPITFFREVLALCDHPPLLDKSETHALFSADAIARAWQILDAIPGGATGAYSHSQGIKGLRDAIADGIAARDGFPANPDDIFLTDGASPGVHMMMQLLIRSEKDGILCPIPQYPLYSASIALHGGSLVPYYLNESTGWGLEISELQKQLEDARSKGITVRSLVVINPGNPTGQVLAEENQKEIVEFCKNERLVLLADEVYQENIYVDDKKFNSFKKIARSMGYGDEDLPLVSFQSVSKGYYGECGKRGGYMEVTGFIAEVREQIYKVASVNLCSNISGQILASLVMNPPKVGDESYESFDAEKTGILSSLARRAKALEDAFNGLEEVTCNKAEGAMYLFPRLHLPKKAIEAAKAVKAAPDAFYARRLLDATGIVVVPGSGFGQVPGTWHIRCTILPHEDKIPAIISRLKAFHEAFMEEFRD
- the LOC135595883 gene encoding alanine aminotransferase 2-like isoform X2, with translation MRRFATERAKRLLVLKCEYAVRGEIVTHAQRLQQELQSKPGSHPFEEILYCNIGNPQSLGQQPITFFREVLALCDHPPLLDKSETHALFSADAIARAWQILDAIPGGATGAYSHSQGIKGLRDAIADGIAARDGFPANPDDIFLTDGASPGVHMMMQLLIRSEKDGILCPIPQYPLYSASIALHGGSLVPYYLNESTGWGLEISELQKQLEDARSKGITVRSLVVINPGNPTGQVLAEENQKEIVEFCKNERLVLLADEVYQENIYVDDKKFNSFKKIARSMGYGDEDLPLVSFQSVSKGYYGECGKRGGYMEVTGFIAEVREQIYKVASVNLCSNISGQILASLVMNPPKVGDESYESFDAEKTGILSSLARRAKALEDAFNGLEEVTCNKAEGAMYLFPRLHLPKKAIEAAKAVKAAPDAFYARRLLDATGIVVVPGSGFGQVPGTWHIRCTILPHEDKIPAIISRLKAFHEAFMEEFRD